Proteins found in one Bacteroidota bacterium genomic segment:
- a CDS encoding T9SS type A sorting domain-containing protein: MQPAKLVISILDINAKLIESHSIKSNSTNTSIEIALDQRLSPGIYFVKLNNGSVQIIEKIINN, from the coding sequence ATGCAGCCAGCAAAACTAGTTATTTCCATATTGGATATAAATGCTAAACTAATTGAAAGTCATAGTATTAAATCAAATAGTACAAACACTTCAATCGAAATTGCTTTAGACCAAAGACTTTCTCCAGGTATTTATTTTGTTAAATTGAATAATGGGAGTGTGCAAATAATTGAAAAAATCATCAACAACTAA